A single genomic interval of Pyrobaculum arsenaticum DSM 13514 harbors:
- a CDS encoding PaREP1 family protein, translating to MEALEKPLPKPTAEEYAAARLLEALVEARLALRFLREGLTRNAAGKAFQAWKALLAALLRLELDKLLQAARTEEERRWLVERAVPRVPTTRMVRLSHMLEEAGHQGIQFVTSMALDLHDYQYNGPDPDMALSKFRTREEAAAAVVGLVREVARRADSLRQRVKWTTELEEALGVLKEGLKGR from the coding sequence GTGGAGGCTCTCGAAAAGCCACTGCCGAAGCCCACTGCTGAGGAGTACGCCGCGGCTAGGCTGTTGGAAGCCCTCGTGGAGGCTAGGCTAGCCCTTAGGTTCTTGAGGGAAGGCCTTACGAGGAACGCCGCGGGTAAGGCCTTCCAGGCGTGGAAGGCCCTACTCGCCGCCTTGCTGAGGCTGGAGCTGGATAAGCTGTTGCAGGCGGCAAGGACGGAAGAGGAGAGGAGGTGGCTCGTCGAGAGGGCAGTGCCTAGGGTGCCTACGACGAGGATGGTGAGGCTGTCGCATATGCTGGAGGAGGCGGGCCATCAGGGAATACAGTTTGTTACTAGCATGGCGCTTGATCTACACGACTATCAATACAATGGGCCGGATCCGGACATGGCCCTTTCGAAATTCCGCACTAGGGAGGAGGCCGCGGCGGCGGTGGTGGGACTGGTGAGGGAGGTTGCGAGACGCGCCGACTCGCTCAGACAAAGGGTCAAGTGGACCACGGAGCTAGAAGAGGCGCTGGGCGTCTTGAAGGAGGGGCTGAAAGGCCGGTGA